Sequence from the Montipora foliosa isolate CH-2021 chromosome 12, ASM3666993v2, whole genome shotgun sequence genome:
CAAAAGTAATTGTCTGGTTTTCCCCCGCAAATATTGTGGCGTCATACGCCAGCGTAGGCAATCCGACGTTCAAGATACAAATAAATGGAGAAGCTAATGCAAATCAGGGTTATTTGCCACGAGCGGGAGACAGTGTTTGATTATTTGGAAGCAAGTATCTTTCGAGTATCTTCCCTCTTGGATACCGATTGGCGAAATCTGGAAGCGAGCGCCtgggtcaaacattttcaaaaagcGTGAAGAGATGTCAATGTATGACTTAAAGGAACAAGAAATGTATTAGCAAAAGTAATTGTCTGGTTTTAAGGAAGAAATAATTGTCTTTTTTTGAGTACACCAGGTTTTGACGAATACACCAGACATGACATTGttttaaatatgaaataaaCTGTTTTAAGTTACCCGAACTATAGTTTAGTTGTGAGTATTCATCATGATATGCGGGAAAGATAAAAGTACGGCAGCGCGTTAGGTGTCTCATTTAACTTGCCCCAGACTGCGAATCCGTAGAGGTCCGTGAAAATATGCGCCGCAAGGAATCACGTCTGTTCTACTGATTTTATAGATATTAGAGAGAGAGACGGCTCATGGTCTAAAGTATCCCGGGAAAGGATTGCGAGATTGGGGCATAACTGTTATTTCTGAATATCATGTGAGGCTAGTATTATAACACAACTACATTGTTGGCGTAGACTTTTTCCATTTGGTGACTTCtcaagggccgatttacacggtacgatttttgtcgcatgcgacaagctcacgacaggcccacacatgacttacgattgtcacagcgttttaaaacatgttttaaaatgctacgacatttttttctgacataCACAACAATcgaaaatctgtttaaaataaaagtgctacacggccaacgtttgtataaacgtaacctttccttgtacttgtacatgttcattgccgtgactttaacatcttcacttcccacggcctgctcccgtctgaccttgtagctcagtcggtagagcggcggagatctaacccgaaggtcgtgggttcaattcccaccctggtcagagtttttctctgtccttgtgtgggcccatttccatcaagtagggctaacgctcacatggttcatatgggattgaaatctagcacttcacattacactctattcagttaactctgtttaaaataaaagtgctacacggccaacgtttgtataaacgtaacctttccttgtacttgtacatgttcattgccgtgactttaacatcttcacttcccacggcctgctcccgtctgaccttgtagctcagtcggtagagcggcggagatctaacccgaaggtcgtgggttcaattcccaccctggtcagagtttttctctgtccttgtgtgggcccatttccatcaagtagggctaacgctcacatggttcatatgggattgaaatctagcacttaacattacactctattcagttaaatcgaaaatcatgtcgtgggcctgtcttAAGCCGTtatcgcatgcgacaaaaatcgtatcgtgtaaatcggccctaagaaacCGGTTTTTTTATACTGAATAACCACCTCAAAGTTGTTTGGCGCAGTGTATTGGTTGCTGAAACGATACGAGTCCGTTCAACTGACCGAGACAGGAAGTGACAAATTTAGCTAGATTAAATGAATGTAATCCATAATAGAACGCTTCTCATTCTATGGTTAATAGATATAATATAATAAGAGTAGATTTAACTTGAATGTGGGCTGTTTCACTCGTAACTGCTCCTTCCGTACATTTTTATGAAATTAccaaaaaactggccatagATTTTTACTAGTATTTTTTACTAATCCATGAATATATCGTTCTCagcaaaaatatcaaatatagccattccttgacggattaaGCTTGGGGTCAATGAAAATCTGCCATTTTGTCAGTGTGCGTGAGCTAATGCGTGCGCCAATGACGCCAGATACGCTACAGGAATTATGCGCAGTAGAGTTGCGCAATCAAAAACCAGGAAATCATCTTAAGCTTCTCAGACACGGTTGCGGTTAAACTACACTGAGGAAACAGACATTTAATTCTTGCCCCTCTTTTTGGTAACAGCCGGCCCTTGGACGAAACATTATATTAGCTTCTGTTACCAAGGAATCTCCCTGAATTGTAAGTTACTTACGTTGCTTCTCCTCATGGTAGGTTCCAGACCCTAACTTTCCTTTTCTTGGGGTCCATTTCACTCCGCGTATTGATGGCAGCGTTTGGCTTGGCCCCAATGCGGTATTGGCTTTTGCAAGGGAAGGATACAAACTCACAGATGTAAACTTCTCAGACTTGATAGATGCATTGGGATACCGGTATGTTGGTTTGCCGAAAGGCCATCTTTGTGGTAAATCATACTCGTACATCATACATTATTTGAAAGACATAAAGTGTAAAGTGGtaaaagtggtgcatttatatagcgccctttcactaacgtctcaaaggcgctttacaatgatcaatttacccccagcggactggaagcatatacaggcgcaaattgcagccgcttctaagcagtccatgcatgctggtactcattttaccgacctcggaaggatggaaagttgagtgaactttagcgggaaagaaggtcgccaaatattccagtctcgggaatggaacccgggaccttagggttggaaggcagagatcttaccactgcgccaacccctccgctccaTAATTTCCGACTCTGTCCGCGATCTTGTACATGAAAGGAAAAGTCGTCGGAAATGCGGCTGCCTAACTCTGATGAAAACATTATTTCAGTTTAAGTTAAGATTAATGGTCGTAACAGTGGTTACGGGGAGGACTTGAATGACTTTTTACTGATTGTTTCAGCGGGCTAAGAAAGCTGATGTTCCAGTATTTTACGTTTGGAATTGGGGAGTATTACAGAGGAATTTTCATATCAGCTCAAGTCCAGCAACTACAAAGATACATTCCTAGTCTTAAGGTCCAGGATGTAGAGAGGTAAGAGAAACGTAAAATAAGGTGTTCGCGATGAGTATTGGATGATATTTCCGGTGGTGTGGATGTGCACGCTATCAATTGAAGATCTGCTCTGTGAAAGTGTGAATGCCAACTTGGTCTGACAAAGTGACCCTCtacccctaaccctaactgTACACACCTAGACTGCTGCCACTTTCCGCCAGGCACTACGATCGTTAACGTTGTCCTTCCGTGATTCAAGAACCGCGCTTAAGAATGTCCTTTATCTTGTCTATAAAAACCGGAGAAAGAATCGCCCTTGATTTGTCGAACCGCACAGTCAATATATCATACCTATTTGTGCGGTAAGCATTTTTTTGGATTGTTATAAATACATAGTAATTTGTTGACTCTTAGACCTAACGGGACACTTAGAGACGCCTATCAAAATCTGCGTGCGTCAAATTAGCGGTAAGGCGCACATCCGAAGCTGGTTCTCCAGGGTGTCCGCTGATGTTCAGAAATGCTCCACAACAAAAGCATCACTGACTTGCCCAGAAATACATACAccttattgaatggtttaacatGTAATACGCGTGGATATTTTGCAAATTGCATAGTACGAGCaacgagcaaaatgtccgcacgTATTACATGTTAAACCTCTGAATAAGGGGTTTATTATACCACCATTTACGCCATTTTtcatatctgctgcagatattacgttcaacgtctgcctggttactaagccccttggagtgttctcctcagaaacaaaatggctgaacgcttcgcttctgtttctgaggatgaattatgtataatgtataatgtaaaatgtataataaaacaattattgaattcggtttttgcatgatatcatgaatgatcaaaaccgaggtctgtgttatctgccgaagccgaaggctgaggcagataacacagacacgaggttttgataattcatgatatcatgctcaacctcatccaataattgtttattggcTTCTTTCTGCATTGACTGAGAATCGTATCGAGTTTGATTCATAATAAGGCGCGTGCGaatgacaaaaacaacacaaacgaaaccattcaaatgtccttTTTTTGACTTAaaaaacgaaatgacgagtgacaggCGATGAAAGGCTAAATTCTTGGGCTTTGCATTGTGTTAAAAACAATAAATCGTGGATAGCCCACGCTCAGAGAACACAATCCTGCCATATGATTGGTTGCTGCCTAATCCCCTTGGGATATGTACAGCTTGcgagtcgatctaaaaataacttgggaCACATAACCTATGAAAAAGGGTATGTATTGGGGATGCTCTCtctttcccttttattttctcttggctcCATTTACTTACGATTCTGCATGTttttatcaaccaatcagaggccCTGCAGGTGTTCGTGCACAGGCCATGGATCTTGAAGGGAATTTAGTGGAAGACTTTGTGTTCGACGGAGGTGCAGGGGACATTGGAAGCCGAGTGCTGCATGTCAGAAATGCTCCATCTCCCGGGGCAACCTCATCTTTGGCCATTGCTAAAATGGTTGCCGAGAAGGTCCAGGCGCGGTTTAATCTTTAGCATCAATGAAGAAAGCACATTTTTGTTGGTGCATCTTCGAATTTTCGCGGTTGTGCTACATTAATCAGCAAATTGAGAATAATGCGATGGGATGATTTATCTTCATACTCGTGCCAGCAATCCAGTTCAACCATAGAAACATGAATAACGTCTAATGACGTTGTAATAAAGGATAGGAATTTTAAATCTATAAGCTGAATGGCGTGCAGAGCCGATGTTTTTTTCGTAGCAAAGGCTTGTGTAAAGACAAAATGTTTCAAACgcaagtccgccattttgaacgcAGGGCGGGATTGGCGCGAGATAGTTCCCCTCCCCAACTACAAGTGTAAATTGATCAACACGATCTCTCCCTCAAATGAAgggttatccttcattgtcagtttgctccaaatgaagtataATCCTCCAtgtagattactctgtcccaggacttgaggtagcgggaaaaaaaaaaaaggaaaagcaggaactggacaggatttgaacccggatcACCCACTTTGAATGAATTgcttttatccacttaaccactaaagatcaactgactaaaatatgtgccgattatttaccaaaactataTAGTATCACTGCTGATATATGCTTatacgttcccaggttcgagttctgcgagtccagacattggggTTTGGCTTTTAAAGAAATATGGTAATTttccatgatccctatcaagctctcattgtccaaaatgaacgataatagaccaatttcgacatattaaaattcagtccgaaacaaaaggcatcatctcgaggctctggggaataaatataaggatttgtatgagtttattccccagagcctcgagatggtgccctttgtttcggactgaattttaatatgtcgaaattggtctatttcacttggaagaaattgacaatcaagaataatccttcaactgagggagagacttggttgaatTGATCGTCCTCTTCCCTAGAACATGTTTTCACTCTCCCCAGCTCTCTAACACTTTTTACTATCCAACATGGTGGCGTTATCCTTGGAACCCCATCAAAATACGCCAGCACGGCAGGCTATAAGCAAAAAAGGGTAGTAAGGTCGATTTAATACTCTTTGGCCTCCATGCCTGGTTGTTCTTTAGTGTGGAAGAGCTTTTATCGCTGATACATTATGACGAATTTAACCCTTTtactgccgagggcttccccattgacgaataaaatcgtctcagtggcgttagagtaaaatctacaagtgtcaatttgcatttttggcggtgaaagggttaacaaaacTATTTTCTccaaatttcagtttttagtaagtcaggcccgtttcaaacatcgaactttacatgtgccgaatctaatacaaatgagcgaaaacaatagatttttctcattagaaaacaaaaacaatagatttttctcatttgcattagattcggcgcATGTAAAGTTCGCCGTTTGAAACGGGTTAGGGCCTTAGTGTAACTTGTTGTTAACTGATtacagtgtaatgtgaagtgctaggaaccatgtga
This genomic interval carries:
- the LOC137980591 gene encoding L-2-hydroxyglutarate dehydrogenase, mitochondrial-like — its product is MEKLMQIRVICHERETVFDYLEASIFRVPDPNFPFLGVHFTPRIDGSVWLGPNAVLAFAREGYKLTDVNFSDLIDALGYRGLRKLMFQYFTFGIGEYYRGIFISAQVQQLQRYIPSLKVQDVERGPAGVRAQAMDLEGNLVEDFVFDGGAGDIGSRVLHVRNAPSPGATSSLAIAKMVAEKVQARFNL